The following are encoded in a window of Sphingobium sp. AP49 genomic DNA:
- a CDS encoding GIY-YIG nuclease family protein: MERQPCVYILSSKPYGTLYIGVTSDLVGRLYQHRTDSIAGFTSRHAVHRLVRFEMFGSMEAAILREKQLKRWHRQWKINLIESDNPCWADLAPAIGLPALPPDGC; encoded by the coding sequence ATGGAAAGACAGCCTTGCGTCTATATTTTGAGCAGCAAGCCCTATGGCACGCTCTACATCGGCGTAACGTCCGACCTTGTCGGCAGACTTTACCAGCATCGCACCGATAGCATTGCCGGTTTCACTAGCCGCCATGCTGTCCATCGCCTCGTCCGGTTCGAGATGTTCGGCAGCATGGAGGCCGCCATCCTGCGCGAGAAGCAACTCAAGCGCTGGCACCGGCAATGGAAGATCAACCTGATCGAGAGCGACAATCCGTGTTGGGCGGACCTTGCGCCCGCCATCGGGCTTCCAGCCTTGCCCCCCGATGGATGCTGA
- a CDS encoding acetyl/propionyl/methylcrotonyl-CoA carboxylase subunit alpha, with amino-acid sequence MLESLLIANRGEIACRVIRTARRLGIRTIAVYSDADADALHVREADEAVHIGPSPVRESYLVGDRIIATAKATGAQAIHPGYGFLSENAEFAQAVIDAGLIWVGPNPSSITAMGLKDAAKKLMQDAGVPTTPGYLGEDQSPERLAAEAEAIGYPVLIKAVAGGGGKGMRKVDAAADFADALLSCRREAASSFGNDQVLLEKWITNPRHVEVQVFGDRHGNVVHLFERDCSLQRRHQKVIEEAPAPGMDEATRAAVCQAAVNAAKAVDYVGAGTIEFIADGSDGLRADRIWFMEMNTRLQVEHPVTEEITGQDLVEWQLRVASGEPLPRTQDQLSINGWAMEARLYAEDPVKGFLPSIGTLDTFELGSGARIDTGVEEGAAISPYYDPMIAKVIAHGDTRDAARLRLAAALDDTVIWPLRTNAGFLVKALENADFAAARLDTGLIAREGDALLPPADPSDAALADAAGALTPGGALAGFRLNAPVRAEANFLLNGHPHAVRYDPRLGDARPLEDVLIAEGGQVWEMTPWRVAGGAGGAASDGAILSPMPGRIIAVAVTAGQAVIKGQKLLTLEAMKMEHSLVAPFDGVVADLNAAEGGQVSEGVLLARIDQAEG; translated from the coding sequence GTGCTTGAATCCCTCCTCATCGCCAATCGTGGCGAAATTGCCTGTCGGGTGATCCGCACCGCGCGACGGCTGGGTATCCGCACGATCGCGGTCTATTCCGATGCCGATGCCGACGCGCTGCATGTGCGCGAGGCGGACGAGGCGGTGCATATCGGCCCGTCGCCGGTACGCGAATCCTATCTGGTCGGCGACCGCATTATCGCGACAGCGAAAGCGACAGGGGCACAGGCGATTCACCCCGGCTATGGCTTCCTGTCGGAAAATGCCGAGTTCGCGCAGGCGGTGATCGACGCGGGCCTGATCTGGGTCGGTCCCAACCCGTCCTCCATCACTGCCATGGGCCTGAAGGACGCGGCCAAGAAACTGATGCAGGATGCCGGCGTCCCCACCACGCCCGGCTATCTGGGCGAAGACCAGTCGCCCGAGCGGCTGGCGGCGGAGGCCGAGGCGATCGGCTATCCTGTCCTTATCAAGGCGGTCGCCGGCGGCGGCGGCAAGGGCATGCGCAAGGTCGATGCCGCCGCTGACTTCGCTGACGCCTTATTGTCCTGCCGGCGCGAGGCGGCGTCCAGCTTCGGCAACGACCAGGTGCTGCTGGAAAAATGGATCACCAACCCGCGCCATGTCGAGGTGCAGGTGTTCGGCGACCGCCACGGTAATGTCGTCCACCTGTTCGAGCGCGACTGTTCGCTCCAGCGTCGCCACCAGAAGGTGATCGAGGAAGCGCCCGCGCCGGGCATGGATGAAGCGACCCGCGCGGCCGTGTGCCAGGCGGCGGTCAATGCGGCCAAGGCGGTCGACTATGTCGGCGCCGGCACGATCGAGTTCATTGCCGATGGCTCGGATGGGCTGCGTGCCGACCGCATCTGGTTCATGGAGATGAACACCCGGCTTCAGGTCGAACATCCCGTGACCGAGGAGATTACCGGCCAGGATCTGGTCGAATGGCAGTTGCGGGTCGCGTCGGGCGAACCGCTGCCCCGGACGCAGGATCAACTGTCGATCAATGGCTGGGCGATGGAAGCGCGCCTCTATGCCGAGGATCCGGTCAAGGGCTTCCTGCCCTCGATCGGCACGCTCGACACGTTCGAACTGGGCAGCGGCGCGCGCATCGACACCGGCGTCGAGGAAGGGGCGGCCATTTCGCCCTATTATGATCCAATGATCGCCAAGGTCATCGCCCATGGCGACACGCGCGACGCGGCGCGGCTGCGGCTGGCGGCGGCGCTTGATGATACGGTGATCTGGCCGCTGCGCACCAATGCGGGCTTTCTGGTCAAGGCGCTGGAGAATGCGGATTTCGCGGCGGCCCGGCTCGACACCGGCCTGATCGCGCGTGAGGGCGATGCGCTGTTGCCGCCGGCCGATCCGTCCGACGCGGCACTGGCCGATGCGGCCGGGGCGCTGACGCCGGGCGGGGCGCTGGCGGGCTTCCGCCTCAATGCGCCGGTCCGGGCGGAGGCGAATTTCCTGCTGAACGGCCATCCCCATGCCGTGCGCTATGATCCGCGTCTGGGCGACGCCCGGCCGCTGGAAGATGTGCTGATTGCCGAGGGCGGGCAGGTCTGGGAAATGACGCCCTGGCGTGTTGCCGGTGGCGCTGGCGGTGCCGCATCCGACGGCGCGATCCTGTCGCCCATGCCCGGCCGCATCATTGCCGTGGCGGTGACGGCGGGGCAGGCGGTGATCAAGGGGCAGAAGCTGCTGACGCTGGAGGCGATGAAGATGGAGCATAGCCTGGTTGCGCCGTTCGACGGCGTGGTCGCAGACCTGAACGCGGCCGAGGGCGGGCAGGTGAGCGAGGGCGTGCTGCTGGCCCGGATAGATCAGGCCGAGGGCTGA
- a CDS encoding MaoC family dehydratase, with translation MAGRHFDEWQVGDRIAHELRRTVTETDNLLFTTMTHNPQPLHLDAEAAKASEFGQILVNGTFSFALMIGLSVGDTTMGTLVANLGYDKLVMPKPVFIGDTLRCETEVTDLKESRSRPEAGIVTFTHRLLNQRDEIVCQCLRMALLKKRSA, from the coding sequence ATGGCGGGCAGGCATTTTGACGAATGGCAGGTGGGCGACCGGATCGCGCATGAACTGCGCCGCACGGTGACCGAGACCGACAATCTGCTGTTCACGACGATGACCCATAATCCCCAGCCGCTGCATCTGGATGCCGAGGCGGCCAAGGCGTCGGAATTCGGCCAGATCCTGGTCAACGGCACTTTCAGCTTCGCGCTGATGATCGGCCTGTCGGTGGGAGATACCACCATGGGCACGCTGGTCGCGAACCTGGGCTATGACAAGCTCGTCATGCCCAAGCCGGTGTTCATCGGCGATACGCTGCGCTGCGAGACCGAGGTCACAGACCTCAAGGAAAGCCGCTCGCGTCCCGAGGCCGGCATCGTCACCTTCACCCATCGCCTGCTCAACCAGCGGGACGAGATTGTCTGCCAGTGCCTGCGCATGGCGTTGCTCAAGAAGAGGTCTGCATGA
- a CDS encoding CoA ester lyase, with translation MKLRSLLFVPGDRPERFDKAAASGADAIILDLEDSVAPERKGYARDAIAAWLAGARNCTAFVRVNPLEGGQTADDLAVILPAAPDGIMLPKAEGAASILTLEELAGHGRLPPILPIATETPAALFELGSYRSVRDRLAGLTWGAEDLPASIGATSAREADGRYTAPIEMARSLTLFAAHAAGVAAIDTVFPRIDAMDDLAAYVGRARRDGFTGMMAIHPVQVAAINAGFTPTSAEVDHARAVVDAFAANPGAGVLKLDGKMIDRPHLVQAQRVLAAI, from the coding sequence ATGAAACTCCGCTCGCTGCTCTTTGTCCCGGGCGATCGCCCCGAACGGTTCGACAAGGCAGCGGCGAGCGGCGCGGATGCGATCATCCTCGACCTGGAGGATTCGGTTGCACCCGAGCGCAAGGGCTATGCCCGTGATGCGATCGCTGCATGGCTTGCGGGCGCGCGCAATTGCACCGCCTTCGTCCGGGTCAATCCGCTGGAGGGCGGGCAGACCGCCGACGATCTGGCCGTCATCCTGCCGGCCGCGCCCGATGGCATCATGCTGCCCAAGGCGGAAGGAGCGGCCAGCATCCTGACGCTGGAGGAACTGGCCGGACATGGGCGTCTGCCGCCAATCCTGCCCATCGCCACGGAAACGCCGGCCGCCCTGTTCGAGCTGGGCAGCTATCGCAGCGTTCGTGATCGGCTTGCCGGCCTGACCTGGGGCGCGGAGGATCTGCCCGCCTCGATCGGCGCCACCAGCGCCCGCGAAGCCGATGGCCGCTATACCGCGCCGATCGAGATGGCGCGCAGCCTGACTCTGTTCGCGGCCCATGCCGCCGGCGTCGCGGCGATCGATACGGTCTTTCCCCGGATCGACGCGATGGACGATCTGGCTGCCTATGTCGGCCGGGCGCGGCGCGACGGCTTTACCGGCATGATGGCGATCCACCCGGTTCAGGTGGCGGCGATCAATGCCGGCTTCACCCCGACTTCGGCGGAGGTCGATCATGCCCGCGCCGTGGTCGATGCCTTTGCCGCCAATCCGGGTGCCGGCGTGCTGAAGCTCGACGGCAAGATGATCGATCGCCCGCATCTGGTGCAGGCGCAGCGGGTGCTGGCGGCAATATGA
- a CDS encoding DUF2171 domain-containing protein — MGYQGGRRYGGDDRYSSDWDRGSDRYRATRDERAYRYGMRGQFSGPGARPYPADYDPDERGFFDRAGDEIRSWFGDDEAERRREYDEYYNRPYGDPRDQSSRLGYASASGSNYLPGRGFKPYTGERSGYGSEDHGYRNYAFGPQQDYGAHHDSNYHSWRQQRIDELDRDYAEYQRENRDRFNSEFGTWRTRRGEQRQAAMQVREHMEVVGSDGEHVGTVDKLRGDRIILTKSDSDAGGVHHSIPSSWIKSVDATKVTLEKTGDEAQHAWRTEREQQALFGDRDQTRGTYGAGSTNYEKSRYR, encoded by the coding sequence ATGGGTTATCAAGGCGGACGCCGCTATGGTGGTGATGATCGCTATTCCTCCGACTGGGATCGCGGGAGCGATCGCTATCGGGCGACGCGCGACGAGCGCGCCTATCGTTATGGCATGCGCGGCCAGTTCAGCGGGCCAGGCGCTCGCCCCTACCCGGCCGACTATGACCCGGATGAACGCGGTTTCTTTGATCGGGCCGGCGACGAGATTCGCAGCTGGTTCGGCGATGACGAGGCCGAACGTCGCCGCGAATATGACGAATATTATAATCGCCCCTATGGCGACCCGCGCGACCAGTCGAGCCGGCTAGGCTATGCCTCGGCCTCGGGCAGCAACTATCTGCCCGGCCGCGGCTTCAAGCCCTATACCGGCGAGCGCAGCGGCTATGGCAGCGAAGATCATGGCTATCGCAACTACGCCTTTGGCCCGCAGCAGGATTATGGCGCCCACCATGACAGCAACTACCATAGCTGGCGCCAGCAGCGGATCGACGAGCTGGACCGCGATTATGCCGAATATCAGCGCGAAAATCGCGACCGCTTCAACAGCGAGTTCGGCACATGGCGCACCCGTCGCGGCGAGCAGCGTCAGGCTGCCATGCAGGTGCGCGAGCATATGGAAGTGGTCGGCAGCGATGGCGAGCATGTCGGCACGGTCGACAAGCTGCGCGGCGATCGCATCATCCTGACCAAGAGCGACAGCGATGCGGGCGGTGTCCACCACTCCATCCCCTCGTCCTGGATCAAGTCGGTCGATGCGACCAAGGTGACACTGGAAAAGACCGGCGATGAAGCACAGCACGCCTGGCGCACCGAGCGCGAGCAGCAGGCGCTGTTCGGCGATCGCGACCAGACGCGCGGCACCTATGGCGCCGGGTCGACCAACTATGAAAAGAGCCGTTACCGCTAA
- a CDS encoding NUDIX domain-containing protein, whose product MTILDDGSRAAATAVIVRDVADGPPELLMMERAATMAFAAGALVFPGGGVDARDLALAERVAGDLPRDEAAARIAAIRETIEESGLGIALSGQIEADALIAIRAGLLTGDALGDLLAEHGIDLALDELEPFARWHPSPREKAIRVYDTRFYLARAPDGQVAQVDATENVRLFWSSAAATLARCDAGEGHIIFPTRRNLERLAQFASHAELVAHARGIPVEKVRPWFEDRDGEPHLCIPGHLGYPVTSEPMRQVRRG is encoded by the coding sequence ATGACAATATTGGATGATGGCAGCCGCGCCGCGGCCACTGCGGTAATCGTGCGCGATGTCGCCGATGGCCCGCCCGAACTGCTGATGATGGAGCGGGCCGCGACCATGGCCTTTGCCGCCGGCGCGCTGGTTTTTCCCGGTGGCGGCGTCGATGCGCGCGACCTTGCGTTGGCGGAACGGGTCGCGGGGGACCTGCCGCGGGACGAGGCGGCGGCACGGATCGCTGCGATCCGCGAGACGATCGAGGAAAGCGGATTGGGGATCGCGCTGTCCGGCCAGATTGAGGCCGATGCACTGATCGCAATCCGGGCCGGATTGCTGACCGGCGACGCCCTTGGCGACCTGTTGGCGGAGCATGGCATCGATCTGGCGCTGGACGAACTGGAACCCTTTGCGCGCTGGCACCCGTCGCCGCGCGAAAAGGCGATCCGGGTCTATGATACGCGCTTCTACCTCGCCCGCGCGCCCGACGGGCAGGTGGCGCAAGTCGACGCGACCGAGAATGTCCGTCTGTTCTGGAGCAGCGCGGCGGCGACGCTGGCGCGCTGTGATGCGGGCGAGGGGCACATCATCTTTCCTACCCGGCGCAATCTGGAGCGGCTGGCCCAGTTCGCCAGCCATGCCGAACTGGTCGCCCATGCGCGTGGCATTCCGGTGGAAAAGGTGCGCCCCTGGTTCGAGGACCGCGATGGCGAGCCGCATCTGTGCATCCCAGGCCATCTGGGCTATCCCGTCACTTCGGAACCAATGCGGCAGGTCCGGCGTGGTTAG
- a CDS encoding extensin family protein: MRRLHLTLRALVIFAVILGLLWTGYALLRQRPQDLPWTKLDLAQPVGLFTGRKLAALTGDRAQCLALLEQAGVAYTPMQRGGGEGQCGYADAVRLKGERGAIGLSPAGVAPSCPVAAALRVWEWQVVQPAAQRLFGQPVRSITHFGSYSCRRMYGRSQGDFSEHATADAIDISGFTLADGRRISVIGDWKGQGKDAAFLHAVRDGACGLFSTVLSPDYNAAHRDHFHLDQAERGATGWRACR; this comes from the coding sequence ATGCGCCGCCTCCATCTGACCCTTCGTGCCCTTGTCATCTTCGCTGTCATCCTTGGCCTGCTCTGGACCGGCTATGCGCTGCTGCGCCAGCGGCCGCAGGACCTGCCCTGGACCAAGCTCGACCTTGCCCAGCCGGTGGGCCTCTTCACCGGCCGCAAGCTTGCCGCGCTGACCGGTGACCGGGCGCAATGTCTGGCACTGCTCGAACAGGCCGGGGTCGCTTACACGCCAATGCAGCGGGGCGGGGGCGAGGGGCAGTGCGGCTACGCCGACGCGGTCCGGCTGAAGGGGGAAAGGGGCGCGATCGGATTGTCACCGGCCGGGGTGGCACCGTCCTGCCCGGTGGCCGCAGCCTTGCGTGTCTGGGAATGGCAGGTGGTACAGCCCGCCGCCCAGCGCCTGTTCGGCCAGCCTGTGCGCAGTATCACGCATTTCGGCTCCTATAGCTGCCGCCGCATGTACGGCCGCAGCCAAGGGGACTTCAGCGAACATGCGACCGCCGATGCGATCGACATTTCCGGTTTCACCCTAGCCGACGGCCGGCGGATCAGCGTGATCGGCGACTGGAAAGGGCAGGGGAAGGACGCCGCCTTCCTGCATGCAGTGCGCGACGGTGCCTGTGGCCTGTTCTCGACCGTGCTCTCGCCCGACTATAATGCCGCCCATCGCGATCATTTCCACCTCGACCAGGCGGAACGGGGCGCGACCGGATGGCGCGCCTGCCGTTAG
- the trpE gene encoding anthranilate synthase component I has translation MAILGGNDGVSGARAALAAGRSGLVWRRQIADTDTPISAALKLFESDRGDFLLESVEGGAVRGRYSLIGLAPDLVYRAEGDKGEINRQWARDRDAFVPAEKGALEALRALVGECRADLDPALPAALACLVGYFGYETVGLVEKLPRPSPNPIQLPDMLFVRPTVILVFDRLADALFLVAPVWKDQAGDAEAVDRAIAQALERIDATAARLAAPLPAVPAPAEIADVVVTPVLAPGRYAQMVDRAKDYIVAGDIFQVVLAQRFTSPFTLPPIALYRALRRINPSPFLYYLDLPGFALIGSSPEILVRARDGEVTIRPIAGTRPRGRNAVEDAANRESLLADPKERAEHLMLLDLGRNDVGRVATAGSVTVTDSYTVEFYSHVMHIVSNVVGQLAPEKDAIDALFAGFPAGTVSGAPKVRACEIIAELEPETRGAYAGGVGYFGPDGNMDSCIVLRTAVLKDGVMHVQAGAGIVADSTAEYEQRECEAKSGALLAAAREAVSLAREAGYGQ, from the coding sequence ATGGCGATCCTGGGCGGGAATGACGGCGTATCCGGCGCACGCGCCGCTTTGGCGGCAGGCCGTTCGGGTCTGGTGTGGCGGCGGCAGATCGCCGACACCGACACCCCCATTTCCGCCGCACTCAAGCTGTTCGAGTCGGACCGGGGCGATTTCCTGCTGGAATCGGTCGAGGGCGGCGCGGTGCGTGGCCGCTACAGCCTGATCGGCCTCGCGCCCGACCTGGTCTACCGCGCAGAGGGCGACAAGGGCGAAATCAACCGCCAATGGGCGCGCGATCGCGATGCCTTCGTGCCTGCGGAAAAAGGGGCGCTGGAGGCGCTGCGTGCGCTGGTCGGCGAATGCCGCGCCGACCTGGACCCCGCTCTGCCGGCGGCGCTCGCCTGCCTGGTGGGCTATTTCGGCTATGAGACGGTGGGCCTGGTCGAAAAACTGCCCCGCCCCTCGCCCAATCCGATCCAGCTTCCCGACATGTTGTTCGTCCGGCCGACCGTCATCCTGGTGTTCGACCGGCTGGCCGACGCGCTATTCCTGGTCGCGCCGGTGTGGAAGGATCAGGCCGGCGATGCGGAAGCCGTCGATCGGGCGATTGCGCAGGCGCTGGAACGGATCGACGCGACCGCCGCGCGCCTTGCCGCGCCGCTGCCCGCCGTGCCTGCCCCGGCCGAGATCGCAGATGTCGTGGTGACGCCGGTGCTGGCACCGGGCCGCTACGCGCAGATGGTCGATCGCGCCAAGGACTATATCGTCGCCGGCGACATCTTTCAGGTGGTGCTGGCGCAGCGCTTCACCAGCCCCTTCACCCTGCCGCCGATCGCGCTTTATCGCGCGCTGCGCCGGATCAACCCGTCGCCCTTCCTCTATTATCTCGACCTGCCCGGCTTCGCGCTGATCGGGTCGAGCCCGGAAATCCTGGTCCGCGCCCGTGACGGCGAAGTGACGATCCGCCCGATCGCCGGCACCCGCCCGCGCGGCAGGAATGCGGTCGAAGATGCGGCCAATCGCGAAAGCCTGCTGGCCGATCCCAAGGAACGGGCCGAGCATCTGATGCTGCTGGACCTCGGCCGCAACGATGTCGGCCGCGTGGCGACCGCCGGCAGCGTCACGGTCACCGACAGCTATACGGTCGAATTCTATAGCCATGTGATGCACATCGTGTCGAACGTGGTCGGCCAGCTCGCCCCCGAGAAGGATGCGATCGACGCGCTGTTCGCCGGCTTCCCTGCGGGCACCGTATCCGGCGCCCCCAAGGTCCGCGCCTGCGAGATCATCGCCGAGCTGGAGCCGGAAACGCGCGGTGCCTATGCCGGCGGCGTCGGCTATTTCGGACCGGACGGCAATATGGACAGTTGCATCGTGCTGCGCACCGCCGTGCTGAAGGATGGCGTGATGCATGTTCAGGCCGGCGCCGGCATTGTCGCCGATTCGACCGCCGAATATGAGCAGCGCGAATGCGAGGCGAAGAGCGGCGCCCTGCTCGCCGCCGCGCGCGAGGCAGTCAGCCTGGCGCGGGAAGCGGGCTACGGCCAGTAA